CTCGCCACCGGGAAGGCGCACGATGCGGCCCGACTCGTAGCCGTGCAGCACGATCTCGCGGTCCTTCTTCTGCAGCGCGATGCAGATGCGCTTGGTGATGAAGTATCCGAGCACCGGTCCGACGAACAGCAGCGCCTGAAGGGTGTGGATCACGCCCTCCATCGTCAGCATGAAGTGCGTCGCGATGAGGTCCGACGAGGCGGCAGCCCACATGACGGCGTAGAAGACCACGCCGGCGACGCCGATGGCCGTGCGAGTGGCGGCGTTGCGCGGACGGTCGGCGATGTGGTGCTCGCGCTTGTCTCCGGTCACCCAGGCCTCGATGAAGGGGTACAGGGCGACCACGACGATGAACAGTCCGAGCACGGCGACCGGGATCAGGATGCCCAGCGAGAGCGTGAACTGACCCAGCTGCACATCCAGGTGCGGGGGAGCCAGACGCAGCGCGCCGTCCGCGAATCCGATGTACCAGTCGGGCTGCGTACCCGCGGAAACCGGGGACGGGTCGTACGGCCCGTAGTTCCAGATCGGGTTGATCTGGAAGAACGTCGCGATGAGGACGATCGTGCCGAAGGTGATGAACAGGAAGCCGCCCATCTTCGACATGTACACCGGCATCATCGGGTAGCCGACTACGTTGCTGTTCGTGCGGCCGGGGCCCGCGAACTGCGTGTGCTTGTTGATGACCATCAGCATCAGATGCAGCACGATCAGGGCGATCACCAGCAGTGGGAGCAGCAGGATGTGCAGGGTGTACAGGCGTCCGACGATGTCGCTGCCGGGGAACTCGCCGCCGAAGATGATGAACGACGTCCACGTGCCGATCAGCGGGATTCCCTTGACCATGCCGTCGATGATGCGCAGGCCGTTGCCCGAGAGCAGGTCATCGGGCAGCGAGTAGCCGGTGAAGCCCTCGGCCAGAGCCAGGATGAACAGGACGTAGCCGATCACCCAGTTCAGCTCACGCGGCTTGCGGAACGCGCCGGTGAAGTACACGCGGAGCATGTGGATGCCGATGCCGGCGACGAACACCAGAGCGGCCCAGTGATGGATCTGGCGGACCAGGAGACCACCGCGCAGGTCGAAGGAGATGTGCAGGGTCGACTCGAGAGCCGCCGACATCTCGATGCCGCGCATCGGCTCATAGGCGCCCGTGTAGTGCGTGGGCACCATCGATGCCTGGAAGAAGAACGTCAGGAACGTTCCGGACAGGAAGACGACGACGAAGCTCCACAG
Above is a genomic segment from Microbacterium sp. W4I4 containing:
- a CDS encoding cytochrome bc complex cytochrome b subunit, giving the protein MSTATLHEDTKPAEAREKPLGGRFLGATANYIDERTSLSGFVKELGRKIFPDHWSFMLGEIALWSFVVVFLSGTFLTFFFQASMVPTHYTGAYEPMRGIEMSAALESTLHISFDLRGGLLVRQIHHWAALVFVAGIGIHMLRVYFTGAFRKPRELNWVIGYVLFILALAEGFTGYSLPDDLLSGNGLRIIDGMVKGIPLIGTWTSFIIFGGEFPGSDIVGRLYTLHILLLPLLVIALIVLHLMLMVINKHTQFAGPGRTNSNVVGYPMMPVYMSKMGGFLFITFGTIVLIATFFQINPIWNYGPYDPSPVSAGTQPDWYIGFADGALRLAPPHLDVQLGQFTLSLGILIPVAVLGLFIVVVALYPFIEAWVTGDKREHHIADRPRNAATRTAIGVAGVVFYAVMWAAASSDLIATHFMLTMEGVIHTLQALLFVGPVLGYFITKRICIALQKKDREIVLHGYESGRIVRLPGGEFIEVHQPVDVYDRWKLVDYETYQPLVVRPNAKGRIPWHENLRSSLSRWFFEDRLQPLTQAQIEEADAHQQHTLAHDAEIETAEILESHARAGVTSEDQLAPVDETVGETPNTPSSVIAQEPADKRKKKSKDGE